One Aquificaceae bacterium genomic region harbors:
- a CDS encoding thioredoxin translates to MKELSLQEFKELIASGKTFVLYVRSESKKNTIKEVFDTDVVIPELERVYAGSLEFYSLNADENMEILRSYRLPSLVLFSEGKEVRVLEGIRAWSEYVEALSCL, encoded by the coding sequence ATGAAAGAGTTGAGCCTGCAGGAGTTTAAGGAGCTTATAGCCTCTGGAAAGACCTTTGTCCTTTATGTAAGGTCTGAATCTAAAAAGAACACCATAAAAGAGGTTTTTGACACGGATGTGGTTATTCCAGAGCTTGAAAGAGTTTATGCTGGTAGCCTTGAGTTTTACTCCCTAAACGCAGATGAGAACATGGAAATTCTCAGAAGCTACAGACTGCCTTCCTTGGTGCTTTTTTCTGAAGGTAAGGAAGTGAGGGTTCTTGAAGGCATAAGGGCATGGAGTGAGTATGTGGAGGCTCTATCATGCTTATGA
- a CDS encoding hydrogenase expression/formation protein yields MLMNAPAILMELVQALKDLYEKGEEHIIYINKLPLTEEDREVLLDVLGEGQVRISLSSKVQPVEWRETGISGIWIGVFYDRDNKPILETIEVCHFPQLAKAQREDIEESIRVLKERIEAIVPPLNPQRPPDQD; encoded by the coding sequence ATGCTTATGAACGCACCCGCTATACTAATGGAGCTGGTTCAGGCTCTTAAAGACCTTTATGAAAAGGGTGAGGAGCACATCATATACATAAACAAACTGCCCCTCACTGAGGAAGACAGGGAGGTGCTTCTTGACGTGCTTGGAGAGGGTCAAGTTAGGATAAGTCTTTCTTCAAAGGTCCAGCCTGTGGAGTGGAGAGAGACGGGCATAAGTGGTATATGGATAGGCGTTTTCTATGACAGAGATAACAAACCCATACTGGAAACCATAGAGGTTTGCCACTTTCCACAGCTTGCGAAAGCTCAAAGGGAAGATATAGAGGAGTCAATTAGGGTTTTAAAAGAAAGGATTGAAGCTATAGTCCCTCCGCTAAACCCCCAAAGACCGCCTGACCAAGACTAA